From the Desulforegula conservatrix Mb1Pa genome, one window contains:
- a CDS encoding transposase, which translates to VVVFIKGKSAISIARNYGGRKKNFTGQNFLARGYDVSTVGKDELSVREYIKKQEHEDRRIEQLRLFD; encoded by the coding sequence GTAGTAGTCTTTATAAAGGGTAAGAGCGCAATAAGTATAGCAAGGAACTATGGTGGCCGGAAAAAGAATTTTACCGGCCAGAATTTTTTGGCAAGAGGCTATGATGTATCGACAGTTGGCAAAGATGAGCTGTCGGTTCGAGAGTATATTAAAAAACAGGAACACGAGGACCGCAGAATTGAACAGTTAAGACTGTTTGATTAA